From a single Bacillus sp. (in: firmicutes) genomic region:
- the rpsB gene encoding 30S ribosomal protein S2 translates to MSVISMKQLLEAGVHFGHQTRRWNPKMKKYIFTERNGIYIIDLQKTVKKVEEAYQFVKELAAEGGKILFVGTKKQAQESVKEEAERSGMFYVNQRWLGGTLTNFATIQKRIQRLKDIERMEEDGTFDVLPKKEVVQLKKEHERLVKFLGGIKDMKELPDALFVIDPRKERIAVAEARKLNIPIIGIVDTNCDPDEIDYVIPANDDAIRAVKLLTSKIADAILEAKQGEEATVAAE, encoded by the coding sequence ATGTCAGTAATTTCAATGAAACAATTACTTGAAGCTGGTGTACATTTCGGTCACCAAACTCGCCGTTGGAATCCAAAGATGAAAAAATACATCTTTACTGAGCGTAACGGCATCTACATCATCGACCTTCAAAAAACAGTTAAAAAGGTTGAAGAAGCATACCAATTCGTAAAAGAACTTGCTGCTGAAGGCGGTAAAATTCTTTTCGTTGGTACAAAGAAACAAGCTCAAGAATCTGTTAAGGAAGAAGCAGAACGTTCTGGTATGTTCTACGTAAATCAACGTTGGTTAGGTGGTACGTTAACAAACTTTGCTACAATCCAAAAACGTATTCAACGTCTAAAAGACATTGAGCGTATGGAAGAAGACGGAACTTTTGATGTTCTTCCTAAAAAAGAAGTTGTTCAGTTGAAAAAAGAACATGAACGTTTAGTGAAATTCCTTGGCGGTATTAAAGACATGAAAGAGCTTCCAGATGCTCTATTCGTTATTGACCCTCGTAAAGAGCGTATTGCAGTTGCGGAAGCACGTAAATTAAATATTCCTATTATCGGTATCGTTGATACAAACTGTGATCCAGACGAAATCGATTATGTAATTCCTGCAAACGACGATGCAATCCGCGCTGTCAAACTCTTAACTTCAAAAATTGCTGATGCAATTTTAGAAGCAAAACAAGGCGAAGAAGCAACTGTTGCTGCTGAGTAA
- a CDS encoding elongation factor Ts → MAITAQMVKELREKTGAGMMDCKKALTETNGDMEKAIDYLREKGIAKAAKKADRIAAEGTTYILTEGNEAVILEVNSETDFVAKNENFQNLVKELAAHLLKNKPATLEVALEQSMENGEKVADYINAAIAKIGEKITLRRFEIKTKTDNDAFGAYLHMGGRIAVLTVLEGTTDEEVAKDVAMHAAALNPKYVSRDQVSQEEIERERQVLKQQALNEGKPEHIVEKMVEGRLGKFFEDICLLDQAFVKNPDQKVRQFVESKGATVKEFVRYEVGEGMEKRQDNFAEEVMNQVKGN, encoded by the coding sequence ATGGCAATTACTGCGCAAATGGTTAAAGAACTTCGTGAAAAAACTGGCGCTGGTATGATGGATTGTAAAAAAGCATTAACTGAAACAAACGGAGATATGGAAAAAGCAATCGACTATCTTCGTGAAAAAGGAATTGCAAAAGCAGCGAAAAAAGCTGACCGTATCGCGGCTGAAGGTACTACTTACATCTTAACAGAAGGTAACGAAGCAGTTATCCTTGAAGTAAACTCTGAAACAGACTTCGTTGCGAAAAACGAAAACTTCCAAAACCTTGTTAAAGAGCTTGCTGCTCACCTACTTAAAAACAAGCCTGCAACATTAGAAGTAGCGCTTGAACAATCAATGGAAAATGGTGAAAAAGTTGCTGACTACATCAATGCAGCAATCGCGAAAATCGGTGAAAAAATTACGCTTCGTCGCTTTGAAATCAAAACAAAAACAGATAACGATGCGTTTGGTGCATACTTACACATGGGCGGACGTATTGCAGTTTTAACTGTGCTTGAAGGTACAACTGATGAAGAAGTAGCAAAAGATGTCGCTATGCATGCTGCTGCGTTAAATCCTAAGTACGTTTCTCGCGACCAAGTATCCCAAGAAGAAATTGAGCGTGAGCGTCAAGTATTAAAACAACAAGCACTAAACGAAGGTAAACCAGAACATATCGTTGAAAAAATGGTAGAAGGTCGTCTTGGTAAATTCTTCGAAGATATTTGCTTACTTGACCAAGCGTTCGTTAAAAATCCTGACCAAAAAGTACGTCAATTTGTAGAGTCTAAAGGCGCTACTGTAAAAGAATTTGTTCGTTACGAAGTAGGCGAAGGTATGGAAAAACGTCAAGACAACTTCGCTGAAGAAGTAATGAACCAAGTAAAAGGTAACTAA
- a CDS encoding UMP kinase, with amino-acid sequence MSVPKYKRVVLKLSGEALAGDQGFGINPTVIKSIAEQVKEIAELGVEVAVVVGGGNIWRGKIGSEMGMDRATADYMGMLATVMNSLALQDSLEQLGIETRVQTSIDMRQVAEPYIRRRAIRHLEKKRVVIFAAGTGNPYFSTDTTAALRAAEIEAEVILMAKNNVDGVYSADPKQDKNAVKYDELSYLDVLQQGLAVMDSTASSLCMDNDIPLIVFSIMEKGNIKRAVMGESIGTIVRRNG; translated from the coding sequence ATGAGCGTTCCAAAATATAAACGTGTCGTTTTGAAACTAAGTGGTGAAGCGTTAGCCGGAGATCAAGGATTTGGAATTAATCCTACGGTCATTAAATCGATCGCAGAGCAAGTAAAAGAAATTGCCGAGCTAGGTGTAGAAGTTGCTGTAGTTGTCGGTGGCGGTAATATTTGGCGCGGAAAAATTGGAAGCGAAATGGGTATGGACCGAGCTACTGCAGATTATATGGGGATGTTAGCAACTGTCATGAACTCCCTTGCCCTTCAAGATAGTTTAGAACAACTGGGAATTGAAACACGTGTCCAAACATCCATCGATATGCGACAAGTGGCTGAACCATACATTCGTCGTCGTGCGATTCGTCATTTAGAGAAAAAGCGTGTCGTTATTTTTGCGGCGGGTACAGGTAATCCGTATTTCTCAACAGACACAACCGCCGCATTACGTGCAGCAGAAATTGAAGCCGAAGTCATCTTAATGGCGAAAAACAATGTTGACGGTGTTTATTCAGCAGACCCGAAACAAGACAAAAACGCTGTTAAATATGATGAACTTTCTTATTTAGATGTGTTACAACAAGGTTTGGCGGTAATGGATTCAACAGCATCATCATTATGTATGGACAATGATATTCCACTCATTGTATTCTCTATAATGGAGAAAGGAAATATTAAGCGTGCCGTTATGGGTGAATCGATCGGAACTATTGTAAGGAGGAATGGATAA
- the frr gene encoding ribosome recycling factor, whose product MTNQVLSSAKEKMTKAVQAFSRELASIRAGRANASLLDKITVDYYGVPTPINQLASITVPEARLLVIQPYDKSVVGEVEKAILKSDLGLTPTSDGSLIRITIPALTEERRKELVKVVKKESEEAKVAVRNIRRDANDELKKLEKNGEITEDELRGYTEDVQKLTDDFINQIDKLTKEKEKEIMEV is encoded by the coding sequence ATGACAAATCAAGTACTCTCTTCGGCAAAAGAAAAAATGACAAAAGCAGTTCAAGCGTTTTCTCGTGAATTAGCTAGTATTCGCGCAGGTCGTGCAAACGCATCTTTATTAGATAAAATCACAGTTGACTATTACGGGGTTCCAACACCGATTAATCAATTAGCTTCTATTACAGTACCAGAAGCTCGCCTACTTGTTATTCAACCGTATGATAAGTCTGTAGTAGGTGAAGTGGAAAAGGCGATTTTAAAATCCGATTTAGGCTTAACTCCAACAAGTGATGGTTCCTTAATCCGCATCACCATCCCTGCGTTAACTGAAGAACGCCGTAAAGAACTTGTGAAAGTTGTAAAGAAAGAATCTGAAGAGGCAAAAGTAGCTGTGCGTAACATTCGCCGTGACGCAAACGACGAACTGAAAAAGCTTGAAAAGAATGGTGAAATTACTGAAGACGAATTACGTGGGTACACTGAAGATGTTCAAAAATTAACCGATGATTTTATCAATCAAATTGATAAGCTCACGAAAGAAAAAGAAAAAGAAATTATGGAAGTGTAA
- a CDS encoding isoprenyl transferase, producing the protein MLNKLFKSQSDHQTMEERIKVIQNNGVPAHIAIIMDGNGRWAKKRALPRVAGHHEGMKVVRKITRLANKLGVKVLTLYAFSTENWKRPKSEVDYLMKLPEEFLGTFLPELVDENVKVQMIGDRTNLPSHTIAAIDKAIHDTKNNTGLILNFALNYGSRAEILHAVQHVLKDINNGILKEEDLSEQLFSNYLMTHDLPDPDLLIRTSGEIRLSNFMLWQLAYTEFWFTNVLWPDFKEVHLLEAIEAFQSRSRRFGGLQSEE; encoded by the coding sequence ATGTTAAATAAATTATTCAAATCACAATCGGACCATCAAACAATGGAAGAACGGATAAAAGTCATTCAAAATAATGGAGTACCTGCTCATATCGCCATTATTATGGATGGCAATGGCCGTTGGGCAAAAAAAAGGGCACTGCCAAGAGTAGCGGGTCATCATGAAGGGATGAAAGTTGTCCGTAAAATTACCCGCTTGGCGAACAAATTAGGTGTGAAAGTTTTAACCTTATACGCCTTTTCAACAGAAAATTGGAAACGACCAAAATCCGAAGTTGATTATTTAATGAAACTTCCCGAAGAATTTTTAGGAACGTTTTTACCAGAGTTAGTCGATGAAAATGTAAAAGTTCAAATGATAGGCGATCGGACGAATCTTCCTAGCCATACGATTGCTGCAATAGACAAAGCGATTCATGATACAAAAAATAATACCGGACTTATTTTAAATTTCGCGTTAAACTATGGGAGTCGTGCGGAAATACTTCATGCCGTTCAACACGTCTTAAAAGATATAAATAATGGCATACTAAAAGAAGAAGACTTGTCCGAACAACTTTTTTCAAATTATTTAATGACCCACGACTTACCAGACCCGGATTTATTAATTCGAACGAGTGGCGAAATTCGTCTAAGTAATTTTATGCTTTGGCAGTTAGCCTATACGGAATTTTGGTTTACGAATGTGTTGTGGCCTGATTTCAAAGAAGTGCATTTATTAGAAGCGATTGAAGCATTCCAATCTCGTTCTCGTCGGTTTGGTGGTCTACAAAGTGAGGAATGA
- a CDS encoding phosphatidate cytidylyltransferase: MKQRIITAVVAAGIFLPIVVYGQFPLVLLIYLIATIGLHELLRMRKLSIFSIPGAISIFLLWIFLLPKEYIHLLEQFRYSKIEVALMGVLLFLTYTVISKNRFTFDDVAYSMLSALYVGIGFYYFIETRIEGLTYIFFALFIIWATDSGAYFVGRAFGKHKLWPEISPKKTVEGSIGGILSALLIAFIFSMFSDWNVPALQLYGTTAILSIFGQIGDLVESALKRHYGVKDSGNLLPGHGGILDRFDSLLFVLPIMHFMHFV, from the coding sequence ATGAAACAAAGGATTATTACTGCCGTTGTTGCGGCGGGTATCTTTTTACCCATTGTCGTTTACGGTCAATTTCCGCTAGTATTACTCATTTATTTAATCGCTACAATCGGATTACATGAATTACTCCGAATGAGAAAATTATCTATTTTTTCAATCCCAGGGGCTATTTCTATTTTTCTCTTGTGGATTTTTTTACTACCAAAAGAATATATCCATCTACTTGAACAATTTCGATATAGTAAAATAGAAGTTGCATTAATGGGGGTTCTGTTGTTTTTAACATATACGGTTATTTCCAAAAACCGATTTACGTTCGATGATGTCGCCTATTCCATGCTTTCTGCTTTATATGTAGGCATTGGCTTTTACTATTTTATCGAAACGAGAATCGAAGGACTTACATATATCTTTTTTGCCTTATTTATTATTTGGGCAACGGATTCCGGAGCTTATTTTGTTGGAAGAGCCTTTGGCAAACATAAACTTTGGCCAGAAATAAGTCCGAAAAAAACTGTTGAAGGATCTATTGGTGGAATTTTATCAGCTTTGCTGATAGCATTTATCTTCTCTATGTTTAGCGATTGGAACGTTCCTGCACTTCAGTTATATGGAACTACTGCTATTCTAAGTATATTTGGTCAAATCGGTGATCTTGTCGAATCAGCTTTAAAGCGTCATTATGGGGTAAAAGACTCCGGGAATTTATTACCTGGACATGGGGGGATTTTAGACCGATTTGACAGCTTATTATTTGTGTTACCAATTATGCATTTTATGCATTTTGTATAA
- a CDS encoding 1-deoxy-D-xylulose-5-phosphate reductoisomerase, with protein sequence MKSISLLGASGSIGTQTLNILDQHPDQFRLVACTVGKNIDKVREIIEKYSPKLVSVQKKEDAEQLKLEYDGKVTILYGEEGLVEAAVHPEAEMVVNAVIGSVGLYPTLQAIKEKKTIALANKETLVTAGHIVMEEAKNHGVSILPVDSEHSAIFQCLQGEKEKNIERLVLTASGGSFRDRTREQLKGVSVDEALNHPNWSMGAKITIDSATMMNKGLEVIEAHWLFHLPYEQIDVILHRESIIHSMVEFHDSSVIAQLGTPDMRVPIMYALSYPDRLPLPQASRLSLTEIGQLHFEKMDMNRFRCLQFAYEAGRQGGTFPTVLNAANEVAVAAFLERKIEFLQIEDLIEQALSRHESIEHPDLTTIQEVDKETRNYVQTLLSHT encoded by the coding sequence TTGAAGTCGATCAGTTTACTTGGGGCGTCAGGTTCGATTGGTACCCAAACGTTAAATATTTTAGACCAACACCCAGATCAATTTCGTCTTGTTGCTTGTACGGTTGGAAAAAATATTGACAAAGTAAGGGAAATTATAGAAAAATATTCTCCAAAACTAGTTTCCGTCCAAAAAAAAGAAGATGCGGAGCAGTTAAAATTGGAATATGACGGAAAAGTGACAATATTATATGGAGAAGAAGGACTTGTCGAAGCGGCAGTTCATCCAGAAGCTGAAATGGTCGTAAATGCGGTCATTGGTAGTGTTGGTCTATATCCAACTTTACAAGCTATTAAAGAAAAGAAGACGATTGCACTGGCCAACAAAGAAACACTGGTTACCGCAGGTCATATAGTAATGGAGGAAGCAAAAAATCATGGTGTTTCCATCTTGCCTGTTGATAGTGAGCATTCGGCCATTTTTCAATGCTTACAGGGAGAAAAAGAAAAAAACATTGAACGTCTCGTGTTAACTGCATCGGGTGGTAGCTTCCGCGACCGGACGAGAGAACAATTAAAAGGGGTTTCCGTGGATGAAGCCCTTAATCATCCAAATTGGTCGATGGGAGCTAAAATTACCATTGACTCGGCTACTATGATGAACAAAGGATTAGAAGTTATTGAAGCCCATTGGTTATTTCATTTACCATACGAACAAATTGATGTGATTTTACATCGAGAGAGCATTATTCATTCAATGGTCGAATTTCATGACAGTAGCGTCATTGCTCAATTAGGAACACCTGATATGCGTGTACCCATTATGTATGCGTTAAGTTATCCAGATCGTCTTCCGCTCCCGCAAGCGAGCAGGTTATCGTTAACTGAAATTGGCCAATTACACTTTGAAAAAATGGATATGAATCGATTCCGCTGCTTACAGTTTGCATATGAGGCTGGAAGACAAGGAGGCACGTTCCCTACCGTTCTTAATGCGGCGAATGAAGTAGCAGTCGCGGCCTTTTTAGAACGGAAAATTGAATTTTTACAAATTGAAGATCTCATTGAACAAGCCTTATCTCGTCATGAAAGCATCGAACACCCAGATTTAACGACGATTCAAGAAGTCGATAAAGAAACGAGAAACTATGTACAAACACTTTTATCCCATACTTAA
- the rseP gene encoding RIP metalloprotease RseP, whose amino-acid sequence MYKHFYPILNGIKFIKKVVFLLSLSTVIAFMFIFGSIVFFHELGHFVFAKRAGILCREFAIGFGPKVFSYKKGETIYTIRLLPIGGFVRMAGEDPEMVDLKPGQRIAIELDDHDRVRKIILNQKDRYTNVRIVEVESADLEHDLIIRGYEDGDDEHLQSFSIHREAVIVDQGQETQIAPWDRQFASKTLGQRAMAIFAGPMMNFVLAILIFIIIGIFQGVPTNDPRLGALTDDGAAIEAGLKEGDVVLSIDGSEVSTWEDVVEIIRRHPGEELVFTVDRNGELLEIPVTPKVHEIEGEKIGLIGVYSPVEKSPTKIVTYGFEETYLWTKEIIILLGKLLTGQFSIDMLSGPVGIYVSTETVAKSGIYYLLKWTAILSINLGIMNLLPIPALDGGRLLFFAVEAVRGKPIDRQKEGMVHFIGLALLMLLMLVVTWNDIQRFFL is encoded by the coding sequence ATGTACAAACACTTTTATCCCATACTTAACGGGATTAAGTTTATAAAAAAGGTGGTTTTTCTTTTGAGCTTAAGTACAGTTATTGCGTTTATGTTTATTTTTGGTTCCATCGTCTTTTTTCACGAGTTAGGACATTTTGTTTTTGCGAAACGAGCTGGCATTTTGTGTCGTGAATTTGCGATTGGATTTGGTCCGAAAGTGTTTTCTTATAAGAAAGGTGAAACTATTTACACCATTCGTTTACTACCGATTGGGGGATTTGTCCGTATGGCCGGAGAAGACCCTGAAATGGTAGACTTAAAACCCGGACAACGAATCGCAATCGAGCTTGATGACCACGATCGAGTTCGAAAAATTATCCTAAATCAAAAAGATCGGTATACAAATGTTCGTATCGTTGAAGTGGAATCGGCTGATTTAGAGCACGATTTAATTATTCGTGGTTATGAAGACGGAGACGATGAACACCTTCAATCTTTTTCTATTCACCGTGAAGCTGTTATTGTAGACCAAGGGCAAGAAACGCAAATCGCCCCTTGGGATCGTCAGTTTGCGTCTAAAACTCTTGGTCAACGAGCCATGGCTATTTTTGCTGGGCCGATGATGAACTTTGTGTTAGCGATTCTCATCTTTATTATTATCGGTATTTTTCAAGGGGTTCCAACGAATGACCCTCGTCTAGGTGCCCTTACCGATGATGGTGCAGCCATAGAAGCAGGACTTAAAGAGGGAGATGTGGTCTTAAGTATAGATGGCTCTGAAGTGTCCACATGGGAAGACGTCGTCGAAATTATTCGACGCCATCCTGGTGAAGAGCTGGTATTTACTGTTGATCGAAACGGTGAATTGTTAGAAATACCGGTTACGCCGAAAGTCCATGAAATTGAAGGAGAAAAAATTGGCTTAATCGGGGTGTACAGCCCAGTAGAAAAATCACCAACAAAAATCGTTACATACGGTTTTGAAGAAACCTACTTATGGACGAAGGAAATTATTATTTTGTTAGGAAAACTATTGACCGGTCAATTTTCAATTGACATGCTGTCCGGACCTGTAGGCATTTATGTTTCCACTGAAACGGTAGCCAAATCAGGTATTTACTATTTGTTAAAATGGACGGCTATTTTAAGCATTAATTTAGGAATTATGAATTTACTACCAATTCCAGCGTTAGACGGAGGAAGATTACTCTTCTTCGCTGTTGAAGCAGTTCGAGGCAAACCGATTGATCGCCAGAAAGAAGGAATGGTGCATTTTATCGGTTTAGCCTTACTGATGCTGCTTATGCTCGTCGTGACTTGGAACGATATTCAACGATTCTTTTTATAA
- a CDS encoding proline--tRNA ligase: MKQSMMLIPTLREVPADAEIKSHQLLLRAGYIRQNSSGVYSFLPLGKKVLQKVEEIVREEMNKIGAVELLMPALQQAELWQESGRWYSYGPELMRLKDRHDRDFALGATHEEMITSLVRDEVKSYKRLPLTLYQIQTKFRDEKRPRFGLLRGREFVMKDAYSFHASQESLDETYEKMMEAYSNVFRRCGLNFRAVLADSGAMGGKDTHEFMVLSEIGEDTIAYSDESDFAANIEMAPVVVTYEKSTEEPLALEKIATPNQKSIEEVSTYLGVAPEKCIKTLLFKVDDQYVVALVRGDHEVNDVKLKNVLDATVIELATPEETKEVLGCSIGSLGPIGVNGVKIIADHAVEYIVNGVCGANEEGYHYKNVQPARDFTVDQYVDLRFIQEGDPSPDGKGTIRFTKGIEVGHVFKLGTRYSEAMNATFLDENGKAQPMIMGCYGIGVSRTLAAVCEQFNDEHGLVWPASLAPFDVHLIPVNMKDNAQRMLAEELYEQMKEYRLDVLMDDRAERPGVKFADADLIGLPVRVIVGKKASEGMVEVKIRRTGEVIEVAKEEVVQKVLELLKTL, encoded by the coding sequence ATGAAGCAAAGTATGATGTTAATTCCAACGTTACGAGAAGTACCAGCAGATGCTGAAATTAAAAGCCATCAATTGCTTTTACGCGCGGGATATATTCGTCAAAATTCAAGCGGTGTGTACAGCTTTTTACCGTTAGGAAAAAAAGTATTGCAAAAGGTCGAAGAAATTGTCCGTGAAGAGATGAACAAAATCGGTGCTGTTGAGTTGTTAATGCCTGCCCTTCAACAAGCGGAATTATGGCAAGAGTCCGGTCGTTGGTATTCGTACGGGCCTGAGCTCATGCGATTAAAAGACCGTCATGACCGTGATTTTGCATTAGGGGCAACACACGAAGAGATGATTACGAGCCTTGTTCGTGATGAAGTGAAATCGTACAAACGTTTACCGCTTACGCTATACCAAATTCAGACGAAGTTCCGCGATGAAAAGCGTCCACGCTTTGGACTGCTGCGTGGTCGGGAATTTGTGATGAAAGATGCATATTCCTTCCATGCGTCTCAAGAAAGTCTAGACGAGACATACGAAAAAATGATGGAAGCGTATTCCAATGTGTTTCGCCGTTGTGGATTGAATTTCCGGGCGGTTTTAGCCGATTCAGGGGCCATGGGAGGAAAAGATACGCATGAATTCATGGTTCTTTCCGAAATTGGAGAGGATACGATTGCGTATTCTGATGAATCCGATTTTGCGGCAAATATTGAAATGGCTCCAGTTGTGGTTACCTATGAAAAAAGTACAGAAGAACCTTTAGCGCTCGAAAAAATTGCGACGCCTAACCAAAAATCGATTGAAGAAGTGTCTACCTATTTAGGAGTAGCTCCTGAAAAATGCATTAAAACCTTATTGTTTAAAGTCGACGATCAATACGTTGTTGCTCTTGTTCGTGGGGACCATGAAGTAAACGATGTGAAATTGAAAAATGTGTTAGATGCGACTGTTATTGAGCTTGCAACACCAGAAGAAACAAAAGAAGTACTAGGCTGTAGTATCGGTTCCCTTGGTCCAATCGGTGTTAACGGAGTAAAAATCATCGCCGATCATGCGGTAGAATATATCGTCAATGGTGTATGTGGAGCGAATGAAGAGGGATATCATTATAAAAATGTTCAACCTGCTCGCGATTTTACCGTTGATCAATATGTTGATTTACGTTTTATTCAAGAAGGTGATCCTTCACCAGATGGAAAAGGAACGATTCGCTTTACAAAGGGAATCGAAGTAGGTCATGTCTTTAAGCTTGGTACGCGTTACAGCGAAGCTATGAATGCTACTTTCTTAGATGAAAACGGAAAAGCACAACCGATGATTATGGGCTGTTACGGTATCGGTGTGTCACGTACCTTAGCAGCCGTTTGTGAGCAATTTAACGATGAACACGGTCTTGTATGGCCAGCAAGTCTTGCTCCGTTTGATGTCCATCTCATTCCAGTTAATATGAAAGATAATGCCCAGCGGATGTTGGCTGAAGAACTTTATGAACAAATGAAAGAATATCGTCTTGACGTACTAATGGACGATCGTGCTGAACGTCCTGGTGTAAAATTCGCTGATGCCGATTTAATTGGATTACCAGTGCGTGTGATCGTTGGTAAAAAAGCATCCGAAGGAATGGTTGAAGTAAAAATCCGTCGGACAGGTGAAGTGATTGAAGTTGCTAAAGAAGAGGTTGTCCAAAAAGTATTAGAATTATTAAAAACACTTTAA